In a single window of the Lineus longissimus chromosome 4, tnLinLong1.2, whole genome shotgun sequence genome:
- the LOC135487310 gene encoding uncharacterized protein LOC135487310 — MAATSKGMRNFIKFFVLVVLVAEDVFSVNVPQQFVGDWYSYENGEGITTIISDAKLKNKNYGGDVQSFKKIADSHPSNFDAYVLFYQPLSTSSSDCYRCYELRYKTPNILQTRYSSCNRDSDFEKVCQELYDTTGVQYVTYFRKALKKVNCKTTFEGVYQFTYLSRESGGGICDSPKSLIKACQEPGSPYVDNEVFDMYFGFCLAIKSSFKQGIRFQCMGTWTEEGGNIYSGVANLGANSDEDKFRCIMTNEDQQRTDMKKRYVMSIKSDCSKLQGIGTGPVELVLTPELTEAQYKEITPSCNFPMDYVGNWFTTGEYDSEVEINNTHVYFKTKLDQYHFRETFFTCQQNRETRYLMAAVTRGKCEVDYICFDFMPRQHNIIRYRMAKPYRLTTNERKLPDYKARKFLEACSWSSFNFNQEEWKYNTLILNPPNPVPCPIAGMYAFTQKGLQSELYKDRIRGITERPWMQVDCRQYEQQFKACRQDLKKILIDARRCVTLDMIARPIGEYDAWDHELLCVGYWMEDSKSYLITYDEEDPNSKYRCWVYRRIDYKTILMSKASRSACHVGQNADSFEAKEGASLALELHEWEQEFDECPQWYADGEKDSSNRPDMLYLAGSASNRASIITAVSLLLVTLYFN, encoded by the exons ATGGCGGCTACTAGTAAAGGAATGCGAAACTTTATCAAATTCTTCGTTTTGGTGGTGTTAGTAGCTGAAG ATGTATTCTCAGTAAATGTTCCGCAGCAATTCGTGGGCGATTGGTACTCTTATGAAAATGGCGAGGGAATAACTACCATTATCTCCGATGCCAAATTAAAGAACAAAAACTATGGAGGAGATGTCCAGAGCTTTAAAAAGATTGCCGACAGTCATCCTAGCAACTTTGATGCTTATGTCTTGTTTTACCAGCcactgtcaacatcatc GAGTGACTGCTACAGGTGTTACGAGCTTCGATACAAAACACCAAACATTCTACAAACGAGATACA GTTCCTGTAACCGAGACTCTGACTTTGAGAAAGTGTGTCAAGAACTGTATGACACAACTGGTGTACAGTATGTGACATATTTCC GCAAGGCTTTGAAAAAGGTCAATTGTAAGACTACATTTGAAGGCGTGTACCAGTTTACATATCTGAGTCGAGAGAGTGGTGGTGGTATCTGTGACAGTCCCAAGAGTTTGATCAAAGCTTGCCAGGAGCCTGGTTCACCGTATGTCGACAATGAAGTGTTTGATATGTACTTTGGTTTCTGTCTGGCTATCAAATCATCATTCAAACAAG GTATTCGTTTCCAGTGTATGGGAACTTGGACAGAGGAAGGTGGCAACATCTACTCAGGAGTGGCAAACCTTGGAGCAAATTCAGATGAGGATAAATTCAGGTGTATT ATGACAAATGAAGATCAGCAGCGTACTGACATGAAGAAACGTTACGTCATGTCGATCAAGTCAGATTGCTCCAAGCTCCAGGGTATTGGTACCGGTCCAGTGGAACTTGTGCTTACACCAG AATTGACTGAGGCTCAGTACAAGGAGATCACACCGTCATGTAACTTCCCCATGGACTACGTTGGCAACTGGTTCACAACAGGAGAATATGATAGTGAGGTCGAGATCAATAATACACATGTTTACTTCAAGACGAAGCTCGATCAGTATCATTTCCGTGAGACATTCTTCACCTGTCAGCAGAATAGGGAGACACGCTACCTGATGGCTGCCGTCACCAGAGGCAAATG CGAGGTGGATTACATTTGTTTTGACTTCATGCCCAGACAGCATAACATCATCCGATACAGAATGG CCAAACCATACCGTCTAACAACAAATGAGCGAAAACTACCAGATTACAAGGCCAGGAAGTTCCTTGAAGCCTGCAGTTGGTCCTCTTTCAATTTCAACCAGGAGGAGTGGAAATACAACACACTGATCT tGAACCCACCAAATCCTGTTCCCTGTCCAATTGCGGGGATGTACGCCTTCACCCAGAAAGGCCTGCAGAGTGAGTTGTACAAGGATCGTATCAGAGGTATCACTGAACGTCCCTGGATGCAGGTTGATTGTCGCCAGTATGAACAGCAATTCAAAGCCTGCCGCCAGGATTTGAAGAAGATTTTAATTGATGCCAGACGCTGCGTGACTTTGGACATGATTGCAAGACCGATCGGAGAATATG ACGCTTGGGATCATGAGCTGCTGTGTGTCGGCTATTGGATGGAAGATTCTAAATCGTACCTTATCACATATGATGAGGAGGATCCCAATTCAAAGTACAGGTGTTGG GTGTACCGGCGTATTGATTATAAGACCATCCTGATGTCGAAGGCCTCGCGATCAGCTTGCCACGTGGGACAGAATGCGGATAGCTTTGAAGCAAAAGAGGGCGCCAGCTTGGCTCTCGAGCTCCACGAATGGGAGCAAGAGT TTGATGAGTGTCCTCAGTGGTACGCTGATGGTGAGAAGGACTCTAGCAACCGTCCAGACATGCTCTACCTTGCAGGATCTGCCTCCAACCGTGCTAGCATCATCACAGCTGTATCATTGCTCCTTGTAACTTTGTACTTCAATTAG
- the LOC135487094 gene encoding acyl-coenzyme A thioesterase 13-like produces MAASSGKVVDLMRNIIAAGVKSNTFNRVLKGLMVTHGEPGRCVCEIKVCEEHTNSSGTLHGGFTATLVDIVSTTALFTTAISARGSSVDMNITYIRPVKIGEEIIIDAKTLRSGRSLAFLTVDIMNKKDGSLVAQARHTKFIPKKEPPIPDTNELYYLVF; encoded by the exons ATGGCAGCTTCGTCAGGAAAAGTGGTCGATTTGATGCGAAATATAATCGCTGCAGGCGTCAAATCTAACACATTTAATCGCGTATTGAAAGGG CTAATGGTAACTCATGGTGAGCCGGGGAGGTGTGTCTGTGAGATCAAAGTGTGTGAAGAGCACACCAACAGCAGTGGCACCCTGCATGGAGGATTCACCGCTACCCTGGTAGACATTGTCTCCACGACAGCTCTCTTTACTACTGCTATCTCCGCAAGAGGCAGTAGTGTGGATATGAACATAAC GTATATACGTCCAGTGAAAATCGGGGAAGAGATAATCATCGATGCTAAAACATTAAGATCAGGTCGGAGTCTGGCTTTCCTCACTGTGGACATAATGAACAAGAAGGATGGCTCCCTTGTTGCTCAGGCACGACACACCAAGTTTATCCCCAAAAAGGAACCTCCAATACCAGACACAAATGAGCTTTATTACTTAGTGTTTTAA
- the LOC135486658 gene encoding UV excision repair protein RAD23 homolog A-like, with product MSITITLKTLQQQSFTVEIDESETVKKLKEKIEEVKGADNFPVGGQKLIYAGKILEDEKTVKDCNIEASNFIVVMVTKPKAAPSKPAESKPAEVAAPAAAAAPAAPTQPAEKKEEAKDEKKEEASAASTPAATAMDTTPSTTASTATTEPAEPLDEASNRLATGSQYEKAVTGLVEMGFPRELVMRAMSQAFNCPDRAAEYLLSNTVRDEPVAAPPATPPQGTGPRPGAPTGAAPLRQPVQATAAGNPAAPAGGSTGTAAGEENPLAFLRDQPHFRRMCEMVQSEPRQLPEFLQQIGQDNPDLLRLINENQQTFVNMLNEPHEGHGGGGVGGGAVPNLPATIQITPDDKAAIDKLKAMGFNEMNCIQAYFACDKDEQAAANFLMEEMLDDEESNS from the exons ATGTCGATTACGATAACGCTTAAGACATTGCAGCAGCAGTCATTTACCGTAGAAATCGATGAAAGTGAAACG gtaaaaaagttAAAAGAAAAAATAGAAGAGGTAAAGGGGGCTGACAATTTCCCAGTAGGAGGACAGAAACTTATTTATGCAG gaaaaatattAGAAGATGAAAAAACTGTCAAAGATTGTAATATTGAGGCATCAAATTTCATAGTTGTGATGGTCACGAAG CCTAAGGCGGCTCCATCTAAACCAGCAGAAAGTAAACCAGCAGAGGTTGCTGCTCCGGCCGCAGCAGCTGCCCCGGCGGCTCCCACACAGCCTGccgagaagaaggaggaagctAAAGATGAGAAAAAGGAGGAGGCTTCAGCTGCATCAACGCCAGCAGCCACTGCCATGGACACTACACCGAGCACAACTGCTAG CACAGCCACGACAGAACCTGCAGAACCATTAGATGAAGCCAGCAACAGGCTTGCCACTGGTTCACAGTATGAGAAGGCCGTCACTGGCCTCGTTGAGATGGGTTTCCCAAGAGAACTTGTAATGAGAGCCATGAGTCAGGCTTTTAACTGCCCTGACAGAGCTGCAGAATATCTTCTTTCG AATACCGTTCGAGACGAACCCGTCGCAGCTCCCCCTGCAACTCCACCACAAGGAACAGGACCGCGTCCCGGTGCACCAACAGGTGCAGCTCCTTTGCGGCAACCGGTTCAAGCCACAGCTGCTGGAAACCCAGCTGCCCCGGCAGGAGGAAGCACTGGCACTGCAGCCGGAGAAG AAAATCCATTGGCATTTTTGAGAGATCAACCCCATTTTCGTCGCATGTGTGAAATGGTACAGAGTGAACCCAGACAATTGCCAGAGTTCTTACAGCAGATTGGCCAAGACAACCCAGATTTATTAAGA TTGATTAATGAGAATCAGCAGACGTTTGTGAATATGTTGAATGAGCCACACGAAGGGCATGGTGGAGGGGGGGTTGGTGGTGGCGCTGTTCCTAACCTACCTGCCACGATACAGATTACACCAGATGACAAAGCTGCTATTGACAAG CTCAAGGCAATGGGATTTAATGAGATGAATTGTATTCAGGCATACTTCGCATGTGACAAGGACGAGCAGGCCGCTGCCAACTTCTTAATGGAGGAAATGTTGGATGACGAGGAGAGTAATAGTTGA